In Leptospira perdikensis, a single genomic region encodes these proteins:
- a CDS encoding cytochrome c-type biogenesis protein has translation MIAFGCFLLPNLLLAQKTTTNLKDETQIQTFLKVTEQIRCICLPSLPIQSCSFNMCAASSYLKTFIENRIKDGMKEEEIISKMENGFGDSVLLDPIVVMFKENGNQGMVDSIVYGFGPKILAQPDGTWINFTLFALGVLGLFGIYKFGTRKKKEQAQANPASSGNDKKSTTEDIKNKIRKFEEES, from the coding sequence ATGATTGCCTTTGGTTGTTTCCTTTTGCCAAACCTTCTTTTAGCACAAAAAACCACTACCAACCTAAAAGACGAAACACAAATCCAAACCTTCTTAAAAGTGACAGAACAAATTCGTTGTATTTGTTTACCAAGTCTTCCGATCCAATCCTGTTCTTTCAATATGTGTGCAGCTTCCAGTTACCTCAAAACCTTTATTGAAAATCGAATCAAAGATGGGATGAAAGAAGAAGAAATCATTTCAAAAATGGAAAATGGTTTTGGTGACTCTGTTTTGTTAGATCCGATCGTAGTGATGTTCAAAGAAAATGGAAACCAAGGAATGGTCGATTCTATAGTCTATGGTTTTGGACCAAAAATTCTAGCCCAACCCGATGGAACTTGGATCAATTTCACCTTATTTGCGCTAGGTGTTCTTGGGCTTTTTGGAATTTATAAATTTGGAACTAGAAAAAAGAAGGAACAGGCTCAGGCAAATCCTGCTTCATCTGGTAATGACAAAAAATCTACCACCGAAGATATCAAAAACAAAATCCGCAAATTCGAAGAAGAATCTTAA
- a CDS encoding YdcF family protein, producing MDSIFFTLSKLGTILLYPLPIFFLFALLLLLKTKSGHGKFRFFQILLFLYLSSNAYIANFIVHSLEKDFPPVSISNVPKSDVAIVLGGMIQTISVHPGRPELTDSADRLTDAIRLYKAGKVKKILFTGGSGLLFANTYKEADLAKELFLDLGVPEKDLIWENQSRNTYENAVETKKLLVEKKLESAVLITSAFHMKRAAGCFEKQNISFTSYPTDYRTNDLKSGAFELYIPSAGFLEQTSLGIKEWVGYFVYRAKGYL from the coding sequence ATGGATTCTATCTTTTTTACCCTTTCCAAACTCGGCACCATCCTACTCTACCCTCTTCCCATTTTTTTCCTTTTCGCTTTATTACTCTTACTAAAAACCAAATCAGGACATGGAAAATTTCGGTTTTTCCAAATCCTTTTATTTTTATATCTTTCATCTAACGCATATATTGCGAATTTCATTGTTCATTCTTTAGAAAAAGATTTCCCTCCTGTATCCATTTCCAATGTACCGAAATCAGACGTAGCAATCGTGTTAGGTGGAATGATTCAAACCATATCCGTACATCCAGGAAGGCCAGAACTCACAGACTCCGCCGATCGTCTGACAGATGCCATCCGCCTTTATAAAGCAGGAAAAGTAAAAAAGATTTTGTTTACTGGAGGATCTGGACTTTTATTTGCAAATACCTACAAAGAAGCAGACCTTGCAAAGGAATTGTTTTTGGATCTTGGGGTTCCTGAAAAAGATTTAATTTGGGAAAACCAATCTCGAAACACTTATGAAAATGCTGTCGAAACGAAGAAACTCTTGGTTGAAAAAAAATTAGAATCTGCGGTTCTGATTACCTCTGCCTTTCATATGAAACGTGCCGCGGGATGTTTTGAAAAACAAAACATCTCATTTACTTCTTACCCGACAGATTACCGCACAAACGATCTAAAATCAGGTGCCTTTGAGTTGTACATTCCCTCTGCAGGGTTTCTAGAACAAACCTCGCTCGGAATCAAAGAATGGGTGGGTTATTTTGTCTATCGTGCCAAAGGTTATTTATAA
- a CDS encoding cytochrome c maturation protein CcmE produces the protein MNRKFLTLLFLIGLSLGGIAYFSSQETSYLLLDASELAANQTKYSDQNLRVRGFVKVGSLVREGKKAKFDLELNDQIIPVHFTGATLLPDAFKEGARARVDGKLDHGVLIASHVEAKCASKYEAGYAEEK, from the coding sequence ATGAATCGTAAGTTTTTAACTCTTTTATTCCTCATTGGACTCTCACTCGGCGGGATCGCTTATTTTTCCTCGCAGGAAACTTCCTATCTTCTTTTGGATGCATCGGAACTAGCCGCAAACCAGACCAAATACTCAGACCAAAATCTTCGTGTGCGAGGATTTGTGAAAGTGGGGAGCCTTGTCCGAGAAGGGAAAAAAGCCAAATTTGATTTGGAACTGAATGATCAGATCATTCCTGTCCATTTCACCGGAGCCACTCTTTTGCCGGATGCCTTTAAAGAAGGAGCAAGAGCCCGAGTGGATGGAAAGTTAGATCATGGAGTTCTCATCGCGAGTCATGTGGAAGCAAAATGTGCTTCTAAATACGAAGCGGGTTACGCTGAGGAAAAATGA
- a CDS encoding aminotransferase class I/II-fold pyridoxal phosphate-dependent enzyme: MANHWEEVQKKLDSIHEKQLFRETRIYQGIDFCSNDYMGLATNPSMLEFFQSQKEIYPFGSTASRLVRGNASSMDRFENEFANFVEGEAALLVSTGFTANFGLLDSIAAPDCYVFTDRLNHASILDGIRISGAQKKYYNHLDLNHLRSLLEKAHLEDPTGKKKRIVVTESLFSMDGDSPDLKTLLSLKKEFGFVLVLDEAHAFGIYGTRGKGLVFQDLDLSEIQSIDYRVYTLGKSLGLEGGIIVTKKIGRDHLVNVMRSFIFSTAPLPMVSKLASFALSLLATMDKERENLLSLANLLKESLKQNGFEITNSTSHIIPLLLDTEKQALFYAGYLQDRGLDVRAIRPPTVSTPRLRISLNAKLKLEDIHRLVEELILVRKQWNSL; the protein is encoded by the coding sequence ATGGCAAATCATTGGGAAGAAGTCCAAAAAAAACTAGATTCCATTCACGAAAAACAATTGTTTAGGGAAACTCGTATCTACCAAGGAATTGATTTTTGTTCAAACGACTATATGGGTTTGGCGACTAATCCGAGTATGTTGGAATTTTTTCAATCGCAAAAGGAAATTTATCCTTTTGGGTCTACCGCTTCGCGTTTGGTTCGGGGAAATGCCTCATCGATGGATAGATTTGAAAATGAGTTTGCCAACTTTGTGGAAGGGGAGGCAGCTCTCCTAGTTTCTACTGGTTTTACTGCTAATTTTGGTCTTTTGGATTCCATTGCCGCCCCCGACTGTTATGTGTTTACCGATCGTTTGAACCACGCCTCTATTCTTGATGGGATCCGTATCTCAGGCGCTCAGAAAAAATACTACAACCATCTAGATCTAAACCACTTACGCTCTTTATTAGAGAAAGCTCATTTGGAAGATCCTACAGGTAAAAAGAAACGAATCGTTGTGACCGAATCTTTATTTAGTATGGATGGCGATTCTCCAGATTTAAAAACCCTACTTTCTTTAAAGAAAGAATTTGGATTTGTTCTTGTTTTGGATGAAGCCCATGCTTTTGGGATTTATGGAACTAGAGGGAAAGGACTTGTTTTTCAGGATCTAGATCTTTCGGAGATTCAATCCATCGATTACCGAGTGTACACACTTGGAAAATCATTGGGTTTAGAAGGTGGAATCATTGTTACAAAAAAAATTGGTCGCGATCATCTAGTCAATGTCATGCGGTCTTTTATTTTTTCTACTGCTCCCCTTCCTATGGTTTCGAAACTTGCTTCTTTTGCGCTTTCTTTACTCGCTACTATGGACAAAGAGAGAGAAAATCTTTTATCTCTTGCAAACCTGCTCAAAGAATCACTCAAACAAAATGGATTTGAAATTACCAATTCCACATCCCATATCATTCCATTGTTATTGGATACAGAGAAACAGGCTTTATTTTATGCGGGATATTTACAGGATCGAGGATTGGATGTGAGGGCCATTCGCCCCCCGACGGTTTCCACTCCTCGTTTGAGAATTAGTTTGAACGCAAAACTAAAGTTAGAGGACATCCACCGTTTGGTCGAAGAACTCATCCTGGTTCGTAAGCAGTGGAATTCCCTCTAA
- a CDS encoding heme lyase CcmF/NrfE family subunit: MNNLGTILLAASLAILVFSALQTIYGIYKQERKAVELGRLALMTNPFVIVLTFVVLLTQLVRSDYSNYYVVMHSSEHLPLFYKMTSIWSGSSGSLLFWNLILNVFTFIVLWQTRKSIEDRIPMMNLILAVLSGFFSFLAVFYGDAQPFREFVPEAAAGRGLNPLLQHWAMIIHPPILYIGYVSISIPFAIAMSALVSGQLSEDWMKFIRKWTLFSWFFLGTGILLGSKWAYEELGWGGYWAWDPVENASLMPWLLTSAFVHSVVIQERRGMLKFWNMLLVILAFHFSLLGTWITRSGVLEGPHSFSKSTIGTPFIVYIIGSFLFFTGFVIYRRKHLTPERNLEAITSKEGSFLLNNFLLVLSTAAILLGVFSPLLYGKEFKAPWFNSWGVPAGIFLLLLMGAAPLLAWRKGAGAVFFSTLLKPFIAGLVGGGLYILFYSQNFTKPDSKYGDVLAEIYSVLTVTIGVFTISGIIQEYYRGIRARREEFKNENILLAGYRMLLKNKRRYGGYLVHFSLVLIFIGYAGNAFKINTSVRFFYELQPPTSEEIVYQSIDKAMIGGYQIEASTLKLKPVLISGLGGEPNIQNVIVSQEGTYGIFRGTDKLSDLITERRFYPQISHLTGDFETHIPTSEPAILSMAKEDFYIQLGAIETSDLKSENPDLPLMFMQYYFTPGSEMDKLKFFLNFPRQIVANLEVWVNPLVKLIWLGSLLYFLTGIFLLLPMGENKKKSVG; the protein is encoded by the coding sequence ATGAATAATTTAGGAACCATCCTTCTTGCCGCCTCTCTCGCCATTTTAGTTTTTTCCGCATTACAAACCATCTACGGAATTTATAAACAAGAACGAAAAGCCGTTGAACTTGGTCGTCTTGCATTAATGACAAACCCATTTGTCATTGTCCTGACCTTTGTTGTTTTACTCACACAACTTGTTAGGTCCGACTATAGCAACTATTATGTGGTGATGCATTCCAGCGAACACCTGCCGTTATTTTATAAAATGACATCCATTTGGTCAGGGTCTTCTGGAAGTTTGTTATTTTGGAATTTAATTCTAAACGTATTCACATTCATCGTATTATGGCAAACACGTAAGTCCATCGAAGATAGAATCCCGATGATGAATCTTATTCTAGCGGTCCTTTCTGGATTTTTTTCTTTCCTCGCTGTTTTTTATGGAGATGCCCAACCATTTCGTGAATTTGTTCCGGAAGCGGCTGCGGGTCGAGGCCTCAATCCCCTCCTCCAACATTGGGCGATGATCATCCATCCGCCAATTCTTTATATTGGTTATGTCAGTATCTCCATTCCTTTTGCCATTGCGATGTCTGCTCTTGTGTCGGGGCAACTCTCTGAAGATTGGATGAAGTTCATTCGTAAATGGACTTTGTTTTCTTGGTTTTTTCTTGGAACAGGAATTTTACTCGGATCTAAGTGGGCCTATGAAGAGTTAGGTTGGGGTGGATACTGGGCTTGGGATCCTGTAGAAAATGCCTCCCTTATGCCTTGGCTTCTCACCAGTGCTTTCGTACATTCTGTCGTGATCCAAGAACGTAGAGGGATGTTAAAGTTCTGGAATATGTTACTTGTCATCCTTGCTTTCCACTTTAGTTTACTTGGAACTTGGATCACTCGTTCGGGAGTTTTGGAAGGACCACATAGTTTTTCTAAGTCTACGATTGGAACACCTTTTATCGTTTATATCATTGGTAGTTTTCTATTTTTTACTGGTTTTGTAATTTATAGAAGAAAACACCTAACACCAGAAAGAAACTTAGAAGCCATTACTTCCAAAGAAGGAAGTTTTCTTTTGAATAACTTTTTACTAGTTCTTTCGACAGCAGCCATTCTCTTAGGTGTCTTTTCACCACTTCTGTATGGAAAAGAATTCAAAGCTCCTTGGTTTAATTCTTGGGGAGTTCCTGCGGGAATTTTTCTATTACTCCTTATGGGAGCAGCCCCACTCCTTGCTTGGAGAAAGGGTGCAGGAGCCGTATTTTTTTCAACCCTTCTTAAACCCTTTATTGCAGGACTTGTGGGTGGCGGATTGTATATCCTTTTTTATTCCCAAAACTTTACCAAACCAGACAGTAAGTATGGAGATGTTTTAGCAGAGATCTATTCGGTTCTGACGGTTACTATCGGTGTATTTACTATTTCAGGAATCATCCAAGAATACTATCGAGGGATCAGAGCACGCCGCGAAGAATTTAAAAACGAAAATATCTTACTTGCTGGATACCGAATGTTACTCAAAAACAAACGGCGGTACGGTGGTTATTTAGTACATTTTTCACTGGTTCTGATCTTTATTGGTTATGCAGGAAATGCATTCAAAATCAATACATCAGTTCGTTTCTTTTATGAACTCCAACCACCTACATCAGAAGAAATTGTTTACCAATCCATCGACAAAGCGATGATCGGTGGTTATCAAATTGAAGCCTCTACTCTGAAACTAAAACCTGTCTTAATTTCTGGACTTGGTGGAGAACCAAACATCCAAAACGTGATTGTTTCTCAAGAAGGAACTTATGGAATTTTTCGAGGGACAGACAAACTTTCTGATCTCATAACAGAACGTAGGTTTTATCCACAAATCTCTCACCTAACTGGAGATTTCGAAACACACATTCCAACGAGCGAACCTGCCATCCTTTCTATGGCTAAAGAAGATTTTTATATCCAACTTGGTGCTATCGAAACCTCGGACCTAAAGTCAGAAAACCCAGACCTTCCTTTGATGTTTATGCAGTATTACTTCACACCTGGCAGTGAAATGGACAAACTCAAATTCTTTCTCAACTTTCCAAGACAGATTGTTGCGAACTTAGAAGTTTGGGTAAACCCTCTAGTGAAACTAATTTGGCTTGGCTCTCTTTTATATTTCCTAACAGGGATTTTTTTATTACTCCCTATGGGAGAAAATAAAAAGAAGTCGGTAGGTTAA